The proteins below come from a single Alkalidesulfovibrio alkalitolerans DSM 16529 genomic window:
- the cas4 gene encoding CRISPR-associated protein Cas4 produces MPDPLPLSALAHLLFCRRRAALVHVENAWAESVATAEGRVLHHKVDSDPRLERRGDVLVARMLPLRSERLGLFGVADSVEFHRDEAGARLPGVAGRWRPFPVEYKRGKLRREAGYLVQLCAQGMCLEEMLGVDVPAGALFFGTNRRRLAVNLDQDLRAHVQAAAEDLHGLIRSESTPAAEYERAKCAACSMKSLCLPGCSTGGAPVAAYLRRMLECEEDA; encoded by the coding sequence ATGCCGGACCCTCTCCCGCTCTCGGCCCTGGCCCATCTGCTGTTCTGCCGTCGCCGGGCGGCGCTGGTGCATGTGGAGAACGCCTGGGCCGAGAGCGTGGCCACAGCCGAGGGGCGCGTTCTACACCACAAGGTGGACAGCGACCCTCGGCTGGAGAGACGCGGCGACGTGCTCGTCGCCCGCATGCTCCCCCTGCGCTCCGAGCGGCTTGGGCTTTTTGGCGTGGCCGACAGCGTGGAGTTCCACCGCGACGAGGCAGGGGCGCGGCTGCCCGGCGTGGCGGGACGCTGGCGGCCCTTTCCCGTTGAATACAAGCGCGGGAAGCTCAGGCGCGAAGCGGGCTATCTCGTGCAGCTTTGCGCCCAGGGGATGTGCCTGGAGGAAATGCTCGGCGTGGACGTGCCTGCCGGGGCGCTTTTCTTCGGCACGAACCGGCGTCGTCTGGCCGTGAACCTCGATCAGGACTTGCGGGCGCACGTCCAGGCGGCGGCCGAGGACCTGCACGGGCTGATCCGGAGCGAAAGCACGCCTGCGGCCGAATATGAGCGGGCCAAGTGCGCGGCCTGTTCCATGAAGTCGCTGTGCCTGCCCGGCTGCAGCACCGGGGGCGCGCCCGTGGCGGCCTATCTCAGGCGCATGCTGGAGTGCGAGGAGGATGCGTGA
- the cas1c gene encoding type I-C CRISPR-associated endonuclease Cas1c, whose amino-acid sequence MKQHLNTLFVTTQGAYLAKDGEAVAVRVDSETKLRFPAHTLDGVICFGQVSMSPALMAHLAEKDVCVSFLSESGRFLARVQGPTHGNVLLRRRQYRAADDPATSADIARMTLAGKLHNCRAALRRSARDHPDRPEAEKLSIAADALGHQLKRLPMTNGLEGLRGLEGEAAAGYFGAFAAMLLRGEPELGFTGRNRRPPLDPVNCLLSFLYTLLVHDVRSALESVGLDPQVGFLHRDRPGRPSLALDLMEEFRPVLADRLALTLLNRGMLDPKDFRTAVSGAVSLTDKARKTVITAWQERKRNEVEHPFLREKMAAGLLPFAQALLLARFLRGDLDAYPPYLWR is encoded by the coding sequence GTGAAACAGCACTTGAACACCCTGTTCGTCACCACCCAAGGAGCCTATCTGGCCAAGGACGGCGAGGCCGTGGCCGTGCGCGTGGACAGCGAGACGAAGCTGCGGTTCCCGGCGCACACCCTGGACGGGGTGATCTGTTTCGGCCAGGTCTCCATGAGTCCCGCTCTCATGGCGCATCTGGCCGAGAAGGACGTGTGCGTGAGCTTTCTGTCCGAGTCGGGCCGTTTCCTGGCCCGCGTGCAGGGGCCGACGCACGGCAACGTGTTGCTCCGGCGTCGGCAGTACCGCGCGGCGGACGATCCTGCAACTTCTGCGGACATCGCCCGCATGACTTTGGCCGGGAAGTTGCACAACTGCCGCGCCGCCCTGCGCAGGAGCGCCCGCGACCATCCTGATCGCCCGGAGGCTGAGAAATTGTCCATAGCGGCGGACGCCCTGGGGCATCAACTCAAGCGGTTGCCTATGACAAACGGGCTGGAAGGCCTGCGTGGGCTGGAAGGAGAGGCTGCGGCCGGTTATTTCGGTGCGTTCGCCGCCATGCTGCTGCGTGGCGAACCGGAACTCGGCTTCACGGGGCGCAATCGCCGACCGCCTTTGGACCCGGTAAACTGCCTCCTGTCCTTTCTCTATACACTGTTGGTCCACGATGTGCGATCGGCCTTGGAGAGCGTGGGGCTGGACCCCCAGGTGGGTTTTCTGCACCGCGATCGCCCCGGCCGACCGAGCCTGGCCCTGGATCTCATGGAGGAATTCCGCCCTGTGCTGGCGGACCGCCTGGCCCTCACACTGTTGAACCGGGGCATGCTTGATCCGAAGGATTTTCGCACTGCAGTCAGCGGTGCGGTGAGCCTCACGGACAAGGCCCGAAAGACGGTGATCACAGCCTGGCAAGAGCGCAAGCGCAACGAAGTCGAGCATCCTTTTCTGCGCGAGAAGATGGCAGCGGGGCTTTTGCCGTTTGCGCAGGCTCTCCTGCTCGCCCGGTTCCTGCGCGGCGATCTGGACGCCTACCCGCCATATCTCTGGAGGTGA
- the cas2 gene encoding CRISPR-associated endonuclease Cas2, with product MLVLVSYDVSTIDPKGPGRLRRMAKLCQNWGQRVQNSVFECLVDPAQWTALRAKLLDCIDPEHDSLRFYFLGANWQRRVEHAGAKKPIDQEGNLIV from the coding sequence ATGCTCGTTCTCGTCAGTTACGACGTTTCCACAATTGATCCCAAAGGTCCGGGCCGTCTGCGGCGCATGGCCAAGCTCTGCCAGAATTGGGGGCAGCGCGTGCAGAACTCCGTCTTTGAATGTCTCGTGGATCCGGCGCAGTGGACGGCCCTGCGCGCCAAGCTTTTGGATTGCATCGACCCGGAGCATGACAGCCTGCGCTTCTATTTTCTCGGCGCAAATTGGCAGCGTCGCGTGGAGCACGCAGGGGCCAAGAAACCCATTGACCAGGAGGGGAATCTCATCGTTTGA
- the cas7c gene encoding type I-C CRISPR-associated protein Cas7/Csd2 — MSTPIANRIDFLLLFDVKDGNPNGDPDFDNSPRFDPETFQGLVSDVCLKRKIREWVYAAKSQGGAIESGYDVFVLQGHSLESRQKMPYEHLAGLDGKAKGAKTARSDVEKAREWMCANFFDVRAFGAVMSTTDFNCGQVRGPVQLTFARSFDRVLSTEHGITRVAYTTEKKTSETSAQTEMGRKHTVAYGLYAAYGFITPAFAGGANGTGFSADDLDVLKKALVNMFDLDHSAARGLMRTRHVFAFEHASPLGNAQSGKLFDLVKVKRKEGVDSPRGFEDYVITPLSDIKAACPDGVTPTDWAEG; from the coding sequence TGCTGTTCGACGTGAAGGACGGCAACCCCAACGGCGATCCGGATTTCGACAACTCTCCGCGTTTCGACCCCGAGACCTTCCAGGGGCTCGTGTCCGACGTCTGCCTCAAGCGCAAGATCCGTGAATGGGTCTACGCGGCCAAGTCGCAGGGCGGCGCCATCGAGTCGGGTTACGACGTGTTCGTGCTTCAGGGCCATTCTCTGGAGAGCCGCCAGAAGATGCCCTACGAACATTTGGCCGGGCTCGATGGCAAGGCCAAGGGCGCCAAGACCGCGCGTAGCGATGTGGAGAAGGCCCGGGAGTGGATGTGCGCCAATTTCTTCGACGTCCGGGCCTTTGGCGCGGTCATGAGCACCACGGACTTCAATTGCGGCCAGGTGCGCGGCCCCGTGCAACTCACCTTCGCCCGTTCCTTCGATCGCGTCCTCTCCACGGAGCACGGCATCACCCGCGTGGCCTACACCACGGAGAAGAAAACCTCCGAGACCTCGGCCCAAACGGAGATGGGGCGCAAGCACACCGTGGCCTACGGGCTCTATGCGGCGTATGGTTTCATCACGCCTGCCTTCGCGGGCGGCGCGAACGGCACGGGTTTCAGCGCCGATGACCTCGACGTGCTCAAAAAGGCTCTGGTGAACATGTTCGATCTGGACCACTCCGCGGCACGCGGGCTCATGCGCACGCGCCACGTCTTCGCCTTCGAACACGCATCACCTCTGGGCAACGCGCAGTCCGGCAAGCTTTTCGATTTGGTGAAGGTGAAGCGCAAGGAGGGTGTGGATTCCCCGCGCGGTTTCGAGGACTACGTGATCACGCCGCTCTCCGATATCAAGGCCGCGTGCCCCGACGGGGTGACGCCTACGGACTGGGCCGAGGGATAG